AATGCTCGCCTCAATTGTATCAGGGGACGCGCTCTCCAAAAATTTAATACCAGTCGCTTTGCATGCTGCAAAGACGCGATTTCGAGCATCTTCTAATTCCTGTGGACGTGGGCTTGGCGGATTTTTATAGCCGAACGAAAAACTCATATCACCAGGTCCCCACTCCGCAAAACCAATTCCGGGAACCTGCGCGGTGATTTCAACGTTCGCCAATGCACGCTTATTTTCAAATTTGAGACCCAACAGGAGTTCGCCATCTGGATTCAACGGCCACGGATCGGCAACATCCAGGTATTCGTTAGCGGAAATGCCCCATATAGGTGCAGCGGAGCCTTGCCCTGCAGAGCCGCGCCTCCCCACATCTAATTGGGTGCCAACACCGATTGTCTGGAACGGATAGCGACACGCCTCAACAAATGCTTTAACCGCCTCTGGAGATTCGGCATGACAAAGCAGTAAGCCGTGCACACCGCGCGCGAGGAGTTGCCGCATCTGCCAACCGTTGGCACGAATTACATCCGCGCTGATGCCATCCACCGGTAATTCAACAATGACAGCTGGGGTCTTGTGTCCGCTATTGGTGGGACCACCATCAGCAAGACCACGCATGAAACTATCCAATCCGGAGAGATCGAAACTCCCGTGCTCCATGCCGACATTGATATAGTCTGCCCAAGTTTTTGCCATCGCGCGGCCCGCGTCATAGTTCAGCTCCGCGCCTGTGTGACTGCCGGTATAGAAAACAGGCAGGTCATCTGCTAACAATTCAATCGCTTTATTAACGCGTTTCGGCATTACGGATTCTCCTTCTAATTTGCAGTATATAACGTGCAATACATGAAAAACGGTTTCGAGTATTTTCGATTTTGCCCTTTAAAAAGTTTATAGAAAATGCAACAATCTGTCAATATAATTTTTTAAGAAACCGCCCGTGATGAAAATCAAAAATCTTGAAATTCCTTGACAAATCAGGGGATATTGGATAGATTAAAAAAACGAACTACACATTAAAAAACTTCTTTAAGGAGTGGTCAGTATTGTGAGAGCACTTGTCGTTAAATCCCTACCAGATAAACGGCGCGAAAAGGTTGTTGTCAACGATTGGAAAGAGCCAGCATCGCCTAACCGGAACGAGGTACTGTGTCAAGCCGTATTTACGGGACTTACCAACGGTACGGAACGGAATCAACTGATCGGTGGTAACTATTCAACCTCCGATGATCGGCTACCAACTACCGATGGATACCAGAACGTAGGCAGAGTTATTGAGATAGGACCGGATGTAACAAAACTTCAGATTGGCGATCTCATCTATGCCAGTGTGAACCATGTGGAACGGTTCACCATCCCAGAAGACGGACTCCTGCTAAAATTGCCAGAAGACGTTGACCCAGGTGAGGCTGCCCTCTTCGGTATTTCTGGTGTCGCAATGCACTGTTGTCGGCGCGTCAATCCGCGCATCGGAGAAAAAGTACTTATTGTTGGACAGGGCTGCATCGGCATGTTCGCGGCACAGATCATCTACGCTATGGGTGCCCGCGTCACCGTCTGTGACATCGAAGAATCCCGACTCGAACAGATTCGTCAATTGGGTGTCGCCGAACATGTCCTTAATACAAGTAACGACGGTTGGCAGGAACAGATTCAAGACGGAGAATTTGATGCCGTGATGGATTTCGCGGGTGTTCCAGAGATGGTCACACCGATGATCTACGCGTGTAAAACCCGTGGCAGACTCCTCTTAGTCGCCGGACGGTTCGATGTCAATTACACCTTTAATGTCGGGCAAGGTAAAGAGATCTGCATCCTCCAGTGCAGCCATTTTACGTGTGATGATTTGGAAAACCTCTGTCGGCTGCTCCGTCAAGGTTCTGTCAAGATTGCACCGTTGATTCGACATCGGGTGAACGTCGATGAAGCACCACAGATATATAATTTGCTCCGCGATGAACCGATGCGTTTGTTAGGCACCGTATTTCAATGGGAATAAAAACGGTGTGGTTTTGCGGTGTACCATAACTGTCAATTTTAGAAAACCTGCGTTGTAACGGTGTAGGTTGGGTTGAACGGGCAGGACCAAACGCTAACAACTCAAAGAAAACCTATGTTTGGGTAGGATATCCTCCATCGCAGAGATGCCGAGTGAAACCCAACGTTTTTCTGTGTGCTTTCTTGAGATGTAAAGGTATAAAGTTGGGTTTCGCTGGATTGTTGAGTGGAGATAAGGCAAGGTCGGATTTCAGGCGTATTTGGACCACCATATTCCGCTTTTCGGTTCCGCTCAACCCAACCTACGGGACTCCCGGACTAAAGGAAGCCCATTGAAAAAACGTTTAAAATCCGCGTAATCCGCGCCATCCGCGTAATCCGCGATTCAGACAATTAAACATTATTAAATTCTTAATCTTCATATAATCCCGCCAATCTTTAGGTGTCCAATTACCCGAAGTTATCTACAAACAGCCCTACTTAAACCCCTCTGAAAATTTTAAATGAAAAAAAAGTGCAACTTTTTTGCAACTCGTTTGTAGTAACGACAACCTCAAAATGCGCGGAGTTGAAAAATGACAGAAGATAAATTTCTTGAGCTTGTCCATAAACACAAGTCTCAAATTTATCAACACACCCTCTATCTACTCAAAAATCGAGAAGATGCAGAGGATATAACACAAGAGACATTCATCAAGGCGTGGGAACACCGTTCCAAATTGCGTCCGAAGACCGCACGTTCATGGATGCTAAAATGTGCACAGAACCTCTGTTTCAATCTGCTAAAGCGACACAAATTTCAGGTGCATTTAACAGAAACAGACGATACAGACGTTGGAACAGAACTCGAAACTTTAATGAATGCACATTCTGATCGGTCAAATCCGACACCAGATGAAATTGTGATTGAGCAAGAACTCAAAGAGTCCGTACATTGTGCCATTAAAAAATTGCCGCCAGATATGCGCTCAGTGATAATTATGCGGGAATTGAACGGCATGAGTTTCAAAGAGATTGCAGAAGTCTTAGAACAACCCGAAGGTACTGTGAAATCAACAGCATTTCGTGCTCGCAAGAAATTGCGGGAACTACTGCATCCTTACTGGAGAAATGACGAATGAACCAATTTACCTCCCATCAAGAGCCAACTTGTACGGAAGTTCAGGATACCTTAGAAGCGTATCTTGACAATGAATTGGATGCAGACACATACGCGACAGTAGAAGCACACATCGCATCCTGTTCAATGTGTCAGGATGAAGTTCGCTTCGCTCAAGCAATTAGTGGAGCATTACATGAACTTCCGAAACCAGAGCCACCGCCGGAAATCTTCAACGCGGTTGAGGCTTACGTTCGCGCGCATCCCAACAAGGAACCAAAGTGGCTAAATCGGATATTCCAACTGTTCACCTTCTCGGGTGATTTAACTTCGGTACTCACTCGTGCAGGTGCGTTGGCGTGCCTCATCGGAATCGCTCTGTTTGGTACCTATCAATACCAACAGCACCTGAAAGTGCAACAAGCCTCACGTGACTTGGCTTATGCGCTTGGTAAGTTGAATTACGCCGTGGAGCGAACAGGTAACGTCGTCAGCGAAAAACTCCCAGATGTACAGATTAATGAGGCATCAGGTCGTCCTTTGGCGCAGATCGAAAAAGCCTCTCGCAGTGCTTTGAAACAGAAAAACAGTATTTCATCAGCACTTCACCGAGGTCTGGATAGCCTTCACAGTTTCCCTCAGAACACTTTAGGTCCAGAACATCAACGCTCACAGCAAAAAGGAGAAACCCCATGAAAAAATCCACCCTTACAGCCCTTTTAATAGGTATAGCCTTTTTAATAGCCTGCTGTTTCTTCACAAACGGGCACGCCCTGAACAACGACGTAACAGAGACAGTCCGTGGTAAAATAGAAATGAATCTGCCAGATTCCCCTGTCCCCAAAGTTGAAATTAACTTGGATAAGAGTCTCTTGGACCTCTTTATCAGTTTCGGTATCGCAAGCAACCCGAAACTTGCCGGAGATAAATCGGTAGATTTGTCGGAATATGCGACGTATACCGAAATGCTAAAAGGTGCCTCCATCCGGACCTACGATAAAGAGACGAAAGACCTCAACCGGATAGTCGACCATTATCGTGGCATACTTGAAAACGAGAAGTGGGAACATCTCGTCAAAATCAGGGACAAATTCAATCTCAGTCTGCTCTACGACGAAAAACCGGGCATACTGCACGGTATCTTCGTTATGTTCACAGATGACGGAAATTCAAACTTCGTAAATATCTATGGAGAGATCGACTTTCAGAAACTCGGTACGCTATTTGGACAACTTCTGGAATCTAATTCGGAAGAGGCGATCTCTAAAGCGGTTCGCAGTTGGACAAACGCCTCCGTGCCTCAACAGTGGGTAGCAAGAATTAACTCCGAAAAGCTGGACAGTGCCCCGAAACCAGAAACCACAACAACCGACCGCTAAAGTCCCGTAGGGGCGGGGTTTCCCCGCCCGTCATCAAAAGGAGTAAAACCCATGAAACTGCAAAAGCACCTTATACGACTGTTCACACTGCTGTTTTTAGTCTTATCGTTGGCACTGACGCATTCAGCAGTTGCACAACAGGACAAACCCGATAAAAAAGGACTCATCCTCTTCGATTTCCCAGAGCCGCTTGAGGCAAAAGTCGAGGTTAACTTAACCGCAAAACTCATCAATTTAGTCACCAAATCGGTGAGCAATCAACCAGAGGTCGTCGAGTTGATTCAGATGTTAGACGGCATCTATGTCCGTACCTACGATAGAACGACTATTGATGAGAAGAAATTAGTTAACTATTTCAAGGATAAACTCAAAAAGGATGAGTGGGAGGTCCTTGTCAAGATTGAGGAAAAAAGTGAAACGGTGGAAATCAACCTACTGTTTGACGAAGAGAAAGTTTACGGGATTTTCGCTATCATCATCCCGAAAAGGTCTGGAGAAGCCACCTTTGTCAACATCGTCGGAGAGATCGCACCAGAGCGCATTGAGGAGTTGCTCGGAAATCTAAGCAATTTCGGTGCGATAGACATCGATTTTGGAGACAAATTGAAGGGGCAATGGAAAAGAGAAGACCCGCGAGAGAAAGCGATAGTCATGATTCTCGGTAGTGCATTTTTCACAAATCCGGGAATCAATAGATTCAACTATAGAATGGATGATGTCCTCGCTCCGGAACGCCAAAGCGAAATGGCACAACTGATATCTCAAATTAAAGCGTTTAATCCTACCAAGATAGCTGTTTATGCGGACGACAGCTATGATGCGGAGCTTAACGCAAACTATCAAAACTACTTGGAAGGCACCTACGAACGCACACGGCGGCTGGAGGACCAAATCGGCTTTCCATTAGCACAACAGATGGGACACCCGAAACTTTACTGTGTTGCTGACTGGCCCGAACACAGGCCGATTATTGATGAAATCGATCGGAGTTTAATGGACTACGACGCGTTCGCGGAAGCACACAATCAGGCATATCTCCTACCGAGCATATCTTCGAGCGATGAAAAAGTTCGGCAGAGTGCAGATGGCACACTCTGGGTCGAACGTGTGGGATACGAACCTCTAATTGATATGTATATCCGGATTAACGAGCCTGAAGAACTCCGCGCCGGCCATCAATTATACCTGCGCACCGCACGCATTGGACTCAAAGACCAATACCCGGGTGCGAATTGGGTTTCACATTGGTGGTATGCGCATAATCTCAAGAATTTCGTGAACATCACCCGAATCACTGAGTCTACCGATGATCGCATTCTGCTGATTATTGGTGCTGGACATGTCTATCTGATTCAGCAGTTCCTTGAGGATTCGGGAGATTACATCGTCGAAAGTCCGCTGCAATACTTAA
This region of Candidatus Poribacteria bacterium genomic DNA includes:
- a CDS encoding aldolase/citrate lyase family protein gives rise to the protein MPKRVNKAIELLADDLPVFYTGSHTGAELNYDAGRAMAKTWADYINVGMEHGSFDLSGLDSFMRGLADGGPTNSGHKTPAVIVELPVDGISADVIRANGWQMRQLLARGVHGLLLCHAESPEAVKAFVEACRYPFQTIGVGTQLDVGRRGSAGQGSAAPIWGISANEYLDVADPWPLNPDGELLLGLKFENKRALANVEITAQVPGIGFAEWGPGDMSFSFGYKNPPSPRPQELEDARNRVFAACKATGIKFLESASPDTIEASIDAGVRITGGGEEAARIGRAYAGRTMPV
- a CDS encoding zinc-binding alcohol dehydrogenase, with the translated sequence MRALVVKSLPDKRREKVVVNDWKEPASPNRNEVLCQAVFTGLTNGTERNQLIGGNYSTSDDRLPTTDGYQNVGRVIEIGPDVTKLQIGDLIYASVNHVERFTIPEDGLLLKLPEDVDPGEAALFGISGVAMHCCRRVNPRIGEKVLIVGQGCIGMFAAQIIYAMGARVTVCDIEESRLEQIRQLGVAEHVLNTSNDGWQEQIQDGEFDAVMDFAGVPEMVTPMIYACKTRGRLLLVAGRFDVNYTFNVGQGKEICILQCSHFTCDDLENLCRLLRQGSVKIAPLIRHRVNVDEAPQIYNLLRDEPMRLLGTVFQWE
- a CDS encoding RNA polymerase sigma factor, coding for MTEDKFLELVHKHKSQIYQHTLYLLKNREDAEDITQETFIKAWEHRSKLRPKTARSWMLKCAQNLCFNLLKRHKFQVHLTETDDTDVGTELETLMNAHSDRSNPTPDEIVIEQELKESVHCAIKKLPPDMRSVIIMRELNGMSFKEIAEVLEQPEGTVKSTAFRARKKLRELLHPYWRNDE
- a CDS encoding zf-HC2 domain-containing protein — protein: MNQFTSHQEPTCTEVQDTLEAYLDNELDADTYATVEAHIASCSMCQDEVRFAQAISGALHELPKPEPPPEIFNAVEAYVRAHPNKEPKWLNRIFQLFTFSGDLTSVLTRAGALACLIGIALFGTYQYQQHLKVQQASRDLAYALGKLNYAVERTGNVVSEKLPDVQINEASGRPLAQIEKASRSALKQKNSISSALHRGLDSLHSFPQNTLGPEHQRSQQKGETP
- a CDS encoding DUF4252 domain-containing protein, coding for MKKSTLTALLIGIAFLIACCFFTNGHALNNDVTETVRGKIEMNLPDSPVPKVEINLDKSLLDLFISFGIASNPKLAGDKSVDLSEYATYTEMLKGASIRTYDKETKDLNRIVDHYRGILENEKWEHLVKIRDKFNLSLLYDEKPGILHGIFVMFTDDGNSNFVNIYGEIDFQKLGTLFGQLLESNSEEAISKAVRSWTNASVPQQWVARINSEKLDSAPKPETTTTDR
- a CDS encoding DUF5694 domain-containing protein codes for the protein MKLQKHLIRLFTLLFLVLSLALTHSAVAQQDKPDKKGLILFDFPEPLEAKVEVNLTAKLINLVTKSVSNQPEVVELIQMLDGIYVRTYDRTTIDEKKLVNYFKDKLKKDEWEVLVKIEEKSETVEINLLFDEEKVYGIFAIIIPKRSGEATFVNIVGEIAPERIEELLGNLSNFGAIDIDFGDKLKGQWKREDPREKAIVMILGSAFFTNPGINRFNYRMDDVLAPERQSEMAQLISQIKAFNPTKIAVYADDSYDAELNANYQNYLEGTYERTRRLEDQIGFPLAQQMGHPKLYCVADWPEHRPIIDEIDRSLMDYDAFAEAHNQAYLLPSISSSDEKVRQSADGTLWVERVGYEPLIDMYIRINEPEELRAGHQLYLRTARIGLKDQYPGANWVSHWWYAHNLKNFVNITRITESTDDRILLIIGAGHVYLIQQFLEDSGDYIVESPLQYLNPTATN